The Proteiniphilum propionicum genome contains the following window.
TGCAGCCAATTCTTCATATGCTGGAATATCGTCCCGATGCCCGGTGATCTCTGCAAACTCAGTCATCAGGTTCAGCAGACTGTAATACATAGTAGTACTTAATACGGGACCTGCAGTTTTTCTTGCCGGATCCGCCGAATGGATCAGGTCCTGTCTCTCGGGCGGCATACACCAGTCGCCATATGTATCTTTTGTCAATATGCAATCCTGCATCGATACTTCCTGAATTCTTTCCAGATAGCGCTTCATGGAAGGGTAGTGTTTTTTTATCGGTTCGCTGTTTCCGTAATGATAGTAAAGCATCTTGACGGCATAAAACCAGGCTGCCGGCCAGGTCACATCATCGTTGTAAATTGTCCAATAACGGGGCGATACTACAGATACGCTGCCTTCAGGGCTTTGAGAGTCTTCAATATCCTGTACCCATTTCCCGTAGAGCAATGCATTATCGAAAATAAATGCTTCGCCAAAACAGCCTGTGGCACGGTCGCCCAGCCACCCCTGGCGCTCGTCGCGTTGCGGACAGTCTGTTGGCATTCCCCGGTAATTACCACGAATACCCCAGTAGGCATTTTTGAATGTTTGATTGATGATCTCGTTTGAGGTCTTGAAATCTCCCGTTGTTTCCATTCTGTCATAGATTACCTTGCCTGAGAAGCTCGATAGATCGGGCCTTTCTTCAAGGCCGGTTATCTCTACGAAGCGGAAGCCGTGATAAACAAACGATGGCTCCCAGCTAAATGAGCCGTTTTCTCCGGGAATATACTTATCGGCTACTTTTGCACTGCGAATATTGGCGAGATATAGGGTGCTGTCAGGATTAAGCAGTTCGGCAAATCTGAAGGTTATGGGTTGATCTTTTTTTCCATATAGTTTTGTAATTTTTAGCCAGCCCACCATATTCTGTCCCATATCGAGAATAAATCTGCCGTCGTGAAGTTCGATCATACCGATGGGGCTGATCTCTTCCATTACCCGGATATTGGGGTTTGGTTGGGCGGTTAGTTTTCCTCCAGGATCTCCCATAATATCGACTGCTTCCCAGTTACTGTCATCAAATCCGGCTTTGTTCCATTGTGACATTTCCAGTCGTGCGTCATACTCCTCTCCATCGAATTCATTGTTAGCGATGATAGGCCCTTTAGAGGTTATTTTCCACGACTCGTCGCTCACAATAAGTTCAGATGTGCCATCGCTGTACTCTATCTCCAGCTGGGCCAGTAACCGGGGTAGGCCAAAAACCTGTGTATCCGATTGTCTCATCCCGAAATAGCGCCCGTTGCCCAGCTTCACGGCCAGCAGGTTCTCGTTTTTTTTCATTAGGGATGTTATATCGTATACGTTATAATACACCCGTTCAGGATACCATGATACTGTGGGAGCAAAAACATCTTCCGATACCCTTTTGCCGTTCAGGTAAGCTTCATAACTCCCGAGCCCTGAGACATAGAGCATAGCACGTCTTGCCTTTTTCCCGGCTGTGAAAAACTTGCGCAGGTATCGGGCGGCAAGCCGGGTACTTCCCTCTGCCGTTTCTCCCGGATTAGAGAGCCTATCCTCACCGATCCATTTTGCCTTCCACTCTGTTTTGTTTAGTATGCCCATACTCCAGTTATTGACGTCACTCCATCCTGTCTCACCATGATTGGTAGTCACTTTAACACGCCAGAAGTAGGCATAGCGGGATAAAAGCTTTTCGCCCTCGTAAGGAATAAGTACCGACAGGTCACTCTCTATGGTGCCTGAATCCCATACCAAATTCTCCTCTTTGTTCAGATCATCTTCTGACCTGGCTGCCTGAATCCGGTAAGATTGCTGTACCAGATCGGGTATTGCCGAGGTGATCTGCCACGAAAAGCGGGGATTTGTTACTTCCACCCCTTCCGGGTTTTCCTGCATTTCAACTTTCAGGGAGACGACTTTCATTCGTGCTTCCTGACACCCTGCTATCAGAACTGTTAATATAAGTCCTATTAAAAAGTGAATGTTTTTCATCTGTTTTTATTTTTTCACACTATTCTTATATTGAGTATTACATGTTTTACATGCTGATTTTACAATATAGGTTGCCGAGAATGTGATGTTTGCATGTTTTGAAGGGTACCCGTGGCACGCAGGGTGTCGGAACAAGCCTTAAAACATCATCAGTCGGGCAGTTTAGTTTTAACCATGCTGTATGCGAGACCGACTTTCGGTTTAAGTTTAACCACAATGGAGACTAGTTTAGTTTTAACCATGCTGTATGCGAGACTTGAGTTGAGAATTTTTTATTGGTTCAATCATGCCAATCTCATTTTTTAATTTGAAAATTGATAACTCCCTGCTGGAATTTCAAACAAAATGTATCCCTTCTCTCTACCCACTTGCCTGGATAATCCTGAATTCTCCTCCACAGTCTTACCGGCTTCATGAGGAAACCAAACTGTAGCATTACAGTTGGGAGGAACGGTAACCCTTAACTCTAATTTTCCTTTTTCACGTTTCCATGACGACCTGATAAGTCCTGCCGGTGAGTCGAAATCGGCTTTTGCCCATGAAATTTGCGTTTCGGCAAGCCTGGGTATGCGGACTGTGAATTTTCGAAACCCAGGCGTTTCACTATCTTTTCCAATGCCTGCCACACCATCAATATACCATGCTCCGGGATATAAATAGGAGCTGTGAAGAAGCGAGTGCCCGGGAAGGTCCTTTTCCCACATCTCCCAGATGGTGGTTGCTCCGTTTTCGCGCATGAAACCCCAGCTTGGATAGGCCGTTTGAGAAGTCATAGCATAGATAAGATCGTCACGTCCCTCTTCGCGCAATACTTTGAATAGCATTGCTCCACCTGTGATACCTACATCAATATGTCCCTTTTGGTGGATCAGGATCTCTTTTTCCAGACTTTCAATTACTTTAGGTCGAAGCCCGGCTGGCATTATATCACCGTATAGCGCTGCTGCAAGGCTTCTCATTGTCCTGTCGGAATAGTTGTGGTCATCTTTTTGGTAATATTTTTCGTGGAGTGTTTTACTTGCTATCTCCGCCTGTTGCCTCCACTTTTGTGCCTCGGCTGTTTTACCGGCCACCGCTGCAATCTGTGCTGCTGTTTTCAGATTATAGACCCAGTAGCAGTTGTTGAAAAACAGGTTCTCATCTGAATAATTATTCATTCCCTGGGCTGTTGCCTTAGGCCAGAGCCAATCCCCCAGAAAATCCCACTGTCCACCGTATCGTTTCAGCATATTATTTTCAACGTGGGTCTCCAAAAATGTAAGCCACCCCTTGATCATGTCAAAATTTTCTTCCAGGATATCTTTATCACCCTGATATTGGTACATAAACCAGGGTAGCGTAACCACTATTCCACCCCAGGCAGGACCGCCGCCTCCATGATAGGTGGGTGCTGTCTGAGGTAAGATCCCTCCACCCAGCATCCTGCCGCTTCCCTCTTGTTTGCGTGCCCAGTCCGGATTGTTCATATTGCCGACCATTGGTTCGGTGCCCTGCACATCCCGCCAATCCTCCAGCCATTTGTTGTAGAAAGCGCCCAGTCTGTAATTTAGCATGCCAGTTTCCGAGGTAGCGTGAGCATCGCCTCCGTAGCCAAATCGTTCACGTTGGGGGCAATCTACTATATATCCTCCGAGGGACAAGTTCTCAAAGGTCCATTTTACAGTGTTGTAAATCCAGTTTTGCAAGGTGTCTGAACATTCAAAGAAAGTTGTCCTGGCAAAGTTGGTGCGAACCATCCATCCCTTTATATCCTCCTTTCGGGGGGAAGATGTTGCTCCCACAATAGTAATCCACCTCCCAGACATATAATTGAAACGATTTTGAAATACACCCTCTCCCGATTCACCCATTACATAGGCACTGTGAAGATTGAATGTCATATCGTCCTGCTCCCTTTCGGAAAAAAGCATGCTGATGGTATCGCCAGGGTTCCCTTTCAGACGAATCCGTGTCCATCCGGCAAAATTCACTCCCATATCAACACGATAAGAACCATCGTTACGTGTTTCGATGCTGATCGGTTGAATCTCATCAAATAAAGCATTTGTTTCTACCCGTTGAGCCGATAATTTGAGAGCTGGAGTATAGATTGTAGCACTTTCCCATGTCCTATCATTGAGATTTCCGTAATTCCAATTATTCACCTCTTTATTTGCATCCCAGATTTCACCCCCATATCCTCCAACGCCAAATCCCCAATTACCTATTAGTTTATTAGGACTCGGGTGCGTTTTCCATGATTCGTCTGTAGCTATTCTTATGAGTTTTTGATTGTTTTTGCCGTAAATATCTGCCTGTGCAATAACAAGAGGCGCGCGGGGCTTATCAGGGGTAGCGTACGGAGCGAAAACGGACCAGGATGTTCCCAGCCATAGGGCAATTACGTTTTCCCCCCGTTTCAAAGCCGGGGCAATGTCGTAAGCAATGTATCGTGCACGCTGTGTGTGATCGGTAACTGCCGGCGCAAGCACATGGTCACCAATTTTCTGACCGTTCACATATACTTCATGGTATCCTACTGAAGCCACAAAGAGGGTGGCCCTATACGGTTTCTCATTTAAATAGAAAGTTTTACGGAACCATGGATCGTACATTTTATTCGATCCCTCAGCCGGGTTGTACACTTCGCCAGTGCCGATCCACTTTGCTGTCCACTCCCCCTGCAGGAACAAGCCGGTACTCCATTCGGCTGTCTTACTGTAGTTCGATTTATTTCCGTTTTCATCTTTTACCGACACCTTCCAGAAGTATCGGCGATCCGACTGCAACGGTTTGCCGTTGTATTTGACCAGCTGCATGGCATCCGACGGTACCCATCCCGAATCCCACATGTCGCCATTTTTTTTACTCAACGCTTCCCTGCTACTACATACAAGAATACGGTACGCCGATTGTTTTTGTCCGAACGATGCTTTATCGGTCGCAGTCAGTTTCCAGCTGAAACGAGGAGATTTTACATCCAAACCCTGAGGATTGTTTAAATACTCACAAGT
Protein-coding sequences here:
- a CDS encoding alpha-L-rhamnosidase; protein product: MKNIHFLIGLILTVLIAGCQEARMKVVSLKVEMQENPEGVEVTNPRFSWQITSAIPDLVQQSYRIQAARSEDDLNKEENLVWDSGTIESDLSVLIPYEGEKLLSRYAYFWRVKVTTNHGETGWSDVNNWSMGILNKTEWKAKWIGEDRLSNPGETAEGSTRLAARYLRKFFTAGKKARRAMLYVSGLGSYEAYLNGKRVSEDVFAPTVSWYPERVYYNVYDITSLMKKNENLLAVKLGNGRYFGMRQSDTQVFGLPRLLAQLEIEYSDGTSELIVSDESWKITSKGPIIANNEFDGEEYDARLEMSQWNKAGFDDSNWEAVDIMGDPGGKLTAQPNPNIRVMEEISPIGMIELHDGRFILDMGQNMVGWLKITKLYGKKDQPITFRFAELLNPDSTLYLANIRSAKVADKYIPGENGSFSWEPSFVYHGFRFVEITGLEERPDLSSFSGKVIYDRMETTGDFKTSNEIINQTFKNAYWGIRGNYRGMPTDCPQRDERQGWLGDRATGCFGEAFIFDNALLYGKWVQDIEDSQSPEGSVSVVSPRYWTIYNDDVTWPAAWFYAVKMLYYHYGNSEPIKKHYPSMKRYLERIQEVSMQDCILTKDTYGDWCMPPERQDLIHSADPARKTAGPVLSTTMYYSLLNLMTEFAEITGHRDDIPAYEELAANIRNAYNAAYFNTDSARYDNNTVTANILSLQLGLAPEGYEKRLFENIVRKTELDFDSHVSTGVLGIQHLMRGLTQHGNVDLAYKIATNTSYPSWGYMIEKGATTIWELWNGDTADPAMNSGNHVMLLGDLLIWYYEDLAGIKNYPGSVAYKKLLMEPKFPEGLSHVKASYRSVYGEIKSEWLKEGSSFSWEITIPANTSAIVRLPQEIIIIQPEGNGIRKVNETDSGLVIELGSGAYRLSNI
- a CDS encoding family 78 glycoside hydrolase catalytic domain, yielding MHTKTILLSIIFLIVHLSAFTKNKSSILPVEPTCEYLNNPQGLDVKSPRFSWKLTATDKASFGQKQSAYRILVCSSREALSKKNGDMWDSGWVPSDAMQLVKYNGKPLQSDRRYFWKVSVKDENGNKSNYSKTAEWSTGLFLQGEWTAKWIGTGEVYNPAEGSNKMYDPWFRKTFYLNEKPYRATLFVASVGYHEVYVNGQKIGDHVLAPAVTDHTQRARYIAYDIAPALKRGENVIALWLGTSWSVFAPYATPDKPRAPLVIAQADIYGKNNQKLIRIATDESWKTHPSPNKLIGNWGFGVGGYGGEIWDANKEVNNWNYGNLNDRTWESATIYTPALKLSAQRVETNALFDEIQPISIETRNDGSYRVDMGVNFAGWTRIRLKGNPGDTISMLFSEREQDDMTFNLHSAYVMGESGEGVFQNRFNYMSGRWITIVGATSSPRKEDIKGWMVRTNFARTTFFECSDTLQNWIYNTVKWTFENLSLGGYIVDCPQRERFGYGGDAHATSETGMLNYRLGAFYNKWLEDWRDVQGTEPMVGNMNNPDWARKQEGSGRMLGGGILPQTAPTYHGGGGPAWGGIVVTLPWFMYQYQGDKDILEENFDMIKGWLTFLETHVENNMLKRYGGQWDFLGDWLWPKATAQGMNNYSDENLFFNNCYWVYNLKTAAQIAAVAGKTAEAQKWRQQAEIASKTLHEKYYQKDDHNYSDRTMRSLAAALYGDIMPAGLRPKVIESLEKEILIHQKGHIDVGITGGAMLFKVLREEGRDDLIYAMTSQTAYPSWGFMRENGATTIWEMWEKDLPGHSLLHSSYLYPGAWYIDGVAGIGKDSETPGFRKFTVRIPRLAETQISWAKADFDSPAGLIRSSWKREKGKLELRVTVPPNCNATVWFPHEAGKTVEENSGLSRQVGREKGYILFEIPAGSYQFSN